The following coding sequences lie in one Fundulus heteroclitus isolate FHET01 chromosome 20, MU-UCD_Fhet_4.1, whole genome shotgun sequence genomic window:
- the tspan2a gene encoding tetraspanin-2a: protein MRKGLQIDKAGDTMSKVHGGMKCVKYLLFVFNFIFWLSGLLVLAVGLWLRFDPNTVDLLTGDGAPKTFFIAIYILLSAGGLMMVVGFFGFFGAMRESQCLLASFFACLLIIFGAEITAGVFGFLNKEEIAEEIQRFYKDSIAEDNPNGTAIAVLYHKHLNCCSSENSQVLCEDSPEERMDCLTAIANFVDEKLYIVGYIGIGIAGVMIIGMVFSMVLCCAIRNSREVI, encoded by the exons atgcgaAAGGGGCTTCAGATCGACAAAGCAGGCGACACCATGAGCAAAGTGCACGGCGGGATGAAATGCGTGAAATATCTGCTGTTCGTCTTCAACTTCATCTTTTGG TTGTCGGGCTTGTTGGTGCTGGCCGTGGGACTGTGGCTGAGGTTCGACCCGAACACAGTGGACCTCCTGACAGGCGATGGCGCTCCTAAAACCTTCTTCATTG CTATTTACATCCTTCTCAGCGCAGGAGGCCTGATGATGGTTGTCGGGTTCTTCGGGTTCTTCGGAGCCATGCGGGAGTCTCAGTGTCTTCTTGCATCG TTCTTCGCCTGCCTTCTGATCATCTTTGGAGCAGAGATCACTGCTGGTGTGTTCGGATTCTTGAACAAggaagag ATTGCTGAGGAAATCCAGAGGTTTTATAAGGACTCCATTGCTGAAGACAATCCTAATGGCACTGCCATAGCAGTACTTTACCACAAACAT CTGAATTGCTGCTCTTCGGAAAATAGTCAAGTGTTGTGTGAAGACTCACCAGAGGAAAGAATG GACTGTCTTACTGCAATAGCAAACTTCGTTGACGAGAAGCTGTACATCGTCGGATATATAGGGATTGGCATCGCCGGAGTAATG ATAATTGGAATGGTCTTCAGCATGGTCCTGTGTTGTGCCATCAGGAACAGTAGAGAAGTCATATAG
- the ngfb gene encoding nerve growth factor: MRSSMLVLFLVFSAQAVATIRGVWCGTTTAQQNNPTSIPTVDPKLFSKRHYLSPRVHFSSQPPDAEPAGEQGLSRRTRRRAGIPQHRGVYSVCESVSVWVGNKTKATDISGNEVTVLPDVNINNVNKKQYFFETTCHSPRSGVSGCLGIDAKHWNSYCTNSHTFVRALTSFKNLVAWRLIRINVACVCVLSRKSWRQ, encoded by the coding sequence GTCATCCATGCTGGTCCTGTTCCTCGTCTTCAGTGCCCAGGCTGTGGCCACCATCAGAGGGGTCTGGTGCGGCACCACAACAGCACAACAGAACAACCCCACCTCCATTCCCACCGTGGACCCTAAACTCTTCAGTAAGCGCCACTACCTCTCACCCAGGGTGCACTTCAGCTCGCAGCCCCCCGATGCAGAGCCGGCAGGGGAGCAGGGACTCAGCAGGAGGACTCGGAGGCGAGCGGGGATACCTCAGCACCGGGGGGTGTACTCGGTGTGTGAGAGTGTTAGTGTCTGGGTGGGCAACAAGACCAAAGCCACAGACATCTCAGGCAATGAGGTGACAGTGCTCCCAGATGTGAACATAAACAATGTTAACAAGAAGCAGTATTTCTTTGAGACGACCTGTCACAGCCCTCGCTCTGGAGTCTCGGGCTGTTTAGGGATTGACGCGAAGCACTGGAACTCCTACTGCACCAACTCGCACACTTTTGTGCGAGCGCTGACTTCATTCAAGAACCTGGTGGCTTGGAGGCTCATACGGATCAACGTAGCATGCGTGTGCGTGCTCAGCCGCAAATCCTGGCGGCAGTGA